In the genome of Ziziphus jujuba cultivar Dongzao chromosome 10, ASM3175591v1, the window AACAGAGCCCTTCAATATTACAAGGTATGCTTGTTTCTGTTTTTGTCAATCCATATATGTTTTATTCCTTTTTGGTTGGTATGCTATCATTTCAAATGTCCTCACTGTTTTGTGCTATATATGGCTGTCAGTTGACATAGTTGAAATTAAACTTTCTCAACATTCTGCTTGTGAAATAATATGAATGTATACATTGattcttttaaattaattacgGATTTCAGGAGGCTGTAAAACTCAAACCTTCCTTTCCAGATGCGTATTTGAACCTTGGGAACGTTTATAAGGTAAGCTGTCATGCCTTGTGCCAGTAAGGTTGGGTAGCTGCAAGTGCCTGCACTTGTATTGGAGAAAAAACAAGATGTTTCTTTTGCCTTTTCCAGGCTTTGGGAAGGCCTCAAGAGGCAATTGTGTGTTATCAGCATGCTCTGCAGACAAGACCAAACTATGCAATGGCTTTTGGTGAGTGTTGTTCCATTATGCAAACCATTAtttgcatttgttttcttgCGTATTTCATGTATAATGTTTGGGTTTGTCGTATAAGACTAGTTGACACAATTTGTTCTCGCTGTTCATTGTAAACTGTTTATTGCAATATTCTTCTTAGGTGAAAAGTGATGGTTCTGACCTTTCCTATCTTTTTCTTTGACCAATACATTCAATCATATTATGCAGGTAATTTGGCTAGTACATATTATGAGCAAGGACAGCTGGATTTGGCAATCCTTCATTATAAGCATGCCATTTCATGTGATCCAAGATTTTTGGAAGCATACAACAATTTGGTGAGTTCTCATGATATCTGAATGTTACTGTGATTTTCAATTTGTGATTAAAATTGGCACTGAATCAAATTTTCCATGCTTATAGGGTAATGCTCTAAAAGACATTGGCAGAGTGGATGAAGCAATCCAGTGCTACAATGTATTTCTGTTTCTCatctttttgatttgttttttttttttttaagttgtttcaTGGGTTAGTTTTATGCGTCTTTCCATGTgacctaaaattttaaatctccaTGTGAAGCAATGCCTCACTCTACAACCCAAACATCCACAAGCACTTACTAACCTTGGGAACATATATATGGAATGGTATGTGGtacttttgaaattattttggttGATTTAAGAGAATTCCTGGTGAATTACTTGAATTTTGTGGGAAATGATTATGTACACAGGAACATGGTGGGCGCTGCTGCTTCATATTACAAGGCCACATTGAATGTAACAACTGGATTATCTGCTCCTTTTAATAATCTTGCCATAATCTATAAGCAACAGGTATTGGTATCTCAAGTCTAAAggtggaaaatattttttttgtattttgataaAGGGTTATTGTGATGTGGGAAGGTTGGAGGGGTGCAAGTGCACCTCCCATGTATATGCTTCCAGCTCTCAGGCTGAAGTAAGAAATGAAGTGTAATATGAAAGTGATATATGTGATAagcagaaaaacaagaaaagatatATAGGAAGCAGATTGTTGTGAGCAACTGAGCATAGTAGTTATCATTTGGGTGAAAGCTTCTTCTTCCAATCCTGTGGAGAGGCCTGGAAGACTTGATTGAGAATAACCAGACAATTTTCCTCTTTCTAGATCTTTTATTTATATGCTTTGCGATTGTTCTTTAATCTCTTGTGCCCATGATTCCATCACAGGGAAATTATGCAGATGCGATATCTTGCTATAATGAAGTCCTTCGCATTGACCCCTTGGCAGCCGATGGCCTTGTCAACAGGGGCAACACTTTCAAAGAGATTGGTAGAGTTAGTGAAGCAATTCAGGACTACATGCATGCAATAGCTATTCGTCCAACTATGGCTGAAGCTCATGCAAACTTGGCTTCAGCTTATAAAGATAGGTAATTATGTAGTCTTTGACTGTGTTTTGTACGTGGTTTAATTTCCCCAATATGGTCAAATGGAGGCTTGTTGATGGTCATGCATAAGAGAAAAAGAATATCATTGGATGGTCATGCATCCAATGTCTAGGaaatctctcttcttcttcttcattcgcCCCCACCCTACCCCCCCTCCCCCActcctcttctctctctctcccccccctaAACGAATCAACATGATATACAGTATACAACTTTGTAAGCAGGAAGAAACATGAATGCGCTTAAGATACCTCCTTTCAATTGCTTAATCAGTAAGCGATGTTGCATAACAATTGGTAAAGACTCAAATTTCATATATGTTGCAGTGGTCATGTGGAAGCTGCTATAAAGAGCTATAGTCAGGCATTGCATTTTCGACCTGACTTTCCGGAGGCAACTTGTAACCTTCTACATACATTACAGGTACCATCAAATTGTTTCCTTTTGTTGTATATTTGTCCTGAAGTCTTTAGTttggattttgagagaaatttcACACACAGTCTAATTGTTCCTATCCCAACCTAGTTTGTTATGTAATTGAATGAAACCTATCCTTTTAATGTGGGTGTTACCTTGTAAAATTGGCAGCTTATATAATTTAGTTGTATATTTCAGTGCCTGTGCAGTTGGGAGGATCGTGATGAAAAGTTCGCTGAAGTTGAAGGAATTATCAGGAGACAAATCAATGTCAGAACTTGACCTGTGGCTTGTTCTTATTCGCATCATAGTTAATATTGCTTTTTGAAGTTACTCAGTTGTCTTTTCCCAGATGTCTCTTCTTCCTAGCGTGCAGCCTTTCCATGCAATAGCATATCCTATTGACCCAATGCTTGCACTTGAAATTAGGTCAGATACTTAGAATGCTACTTTTTCAACAATCAACAGTAACAATCTATAGCTCATTACTCGAAAGATACTGCATTACAAACAGTGGTCTGTAGCATGACGCTAAATTTGCCCCTTATCTTTTGCAGCCATAAATATGCAGCACACTGCTCCATAGTCGCTTCCCGCTTTGCACTTCCTCCATTCAACCATCCTTCTCCAGTTCCTGTAAAGTGTGATGGGGGATATGAGAGACTTAGAGTTGGGTATGTCTTCATTGATATGCATCGGAAACAATCATTCTTTTGCTTTGcctctaaattttatttatccttTCAGTATCTCTCATGACTTGCAGGTATGTAAGCAGTGACTTTGGGAATCACCCATTGTCACACCTCATGGGATCTGTCTTTGGCATGCATGACACAGAAAACATTGAGGTTTTAagctttttcattttctcaGTTTTGATCATTGGGTGTTATGCCTTTCCTTTGATTTCCTATGCTATGAATTTGGAGCAACTAACAAACTTTTATGCAGATCTTCTGTTATGCTTTGAGTCCAACTGACGGCTCTGAATGGAGGCAACGTATCCAGTCTGAAGCAGAGCACTTTGTTGATGTCTCTGCCATGTCATCAGATATGATTGCCAAAATGATTAACGAGGATGAGATACAGATTTTAGTTAATCTTAATGGTTATACCAAGGTATACAGGCACTTATTtcattggtatttaattttctttcttgatTATTCTTCTTTGTTGTGGAAAAGCACTTGGTTATAATAACGTCCAGCTTTATGTAGACTTATTTAGTAGTTGCTTGATTATTTTGTAGTGGATTACATGacttcatttgaaaaaaaattttagtgtTAAATTAGTTTATGATATCATTATGCAAACCTGCTTATGTTACTTCCTGGGATAATTTCCTGGCTGTTTTAGGGGGCAAGAAACGAAATTTTTGCAATGCAGCCAGCTCCTATTCAAGTTTCCTACATGGGATTTCCTGGGACTACAGGAGCAACCTACATCAATTACTTAGTCACTGATGAGGTAGGAATCAGGCCATTTGCTAAGTATTGGTTGACTATCTTATTGTTGACCTTATTTGTCTAATTTGTTCTTTCTTTGGTTTCAGTTTGTTTCACCTTTTCGATTCTCACATATTTATTCTGAGAAGCTTGTCCATCTACCTCATTGCTATTTTGTGAATGACTATAAGCAGGTCAGTTTTTCTAGGAGTTCTCTTTAGAGAAATTTTATCCTTTATATGTTTATGATTTGAGTCAGCTTTATGTACCAATCTCCCCTTTAATTATGTGTAGAAAAACCGGGATGTGTTGGATCCAATCTGCCAGCATAAGCGATCAGATTATGGCCTGCCGGAAGATAAATTCATTTTTGCATGCTTCAATCAGTTATACAAAATGGATCCTGAAATCTTTAATACCTGGTAACATCTGGATGGTCCTTACTCTTTAATTTATGCATACAACAGCAACTTAAAGAGCTTGGTGTCTCAATGGTCTGTTTCTGTCCATCTTAGGTGCAATATTCTAAAACGAGTACCCAACAGTGCCCTTTGGCTCCTCAGATTCCCAGCTGCTGGTGAAATGAGACTACGTGCATGTATGTGAAATAACTTTTCCTAATTTCTGAAGGAACttagactctctctctctctcattcacTTATGTATTATATTTTTCCCCATTACTTAATATTTGGCCAACCATATTCAGATGCTATTGCTCAAGGAGTGCAACCAGACCAAATAATTTTCACAGATGTGGCTATGAAAAATGAACATATCAGACGGAGTGCTTTAGCAGATTTATTCCTTGATACgtaagtttgtttttctttggatTGTTTTAATTCACATTGGTTTTTCTCTCAttctttaattgtttttgtgtatTGTTGCTTTCGCTTCTAACTACTGATAGTTGAACTTTCATGTTTAGGCCTCTATGCAATGCACATACAACAGGTACAGATATTTTATGGGCTGGTTTACCAATGGTGACCTTGCCTCTTGACAAAATGGCTACCAGGGTTGCTGGTTCACTGTGTCTTGCCACTGGTCTAGGGGATGCTATGATTGTTAGCAggtacaaattttaattttttttttttggggtaaataggtacactttaattttctatatatataagaaaaggaTTTGCATGAGTATAATCTGGATAAAGATTAATCTGGATAAAGATGAATATGCTTGAAAGATTATGGAGGATCAATATCCTACTTGCATTCATAGGTGGTGGAAGTTCTATGACATCGTCACATCCCGTCCACATAATTATTGATTGCAAAATATACACTACAGGAATTTAATTCAACGTTACAAGACGCACATATATTTGTCATTTCTCATATCTTTTTGATCCTTAGTAGGATTTTGTGCAATGACTTTTATTATAGAAATTTATTCCTTACGTTCGATATCATACAGTATGGAGGAGTACGAGGAAAAGGCAGTATCTTTGGCATTGAATCGTCCAAAACTCCAGGCTCTTACCAACAAACTCAAGGCAGTCAGGCTGAATTGTCCTCTGTTCGACACAGCACGCTGGGTTTGTTAAATGACATGCATCTTTAAGTTGTACCATTGCATATATAGAGGAAGGGtgtttaaaaaatgttttgttgTTGCAGGTGAGGAACTTGGAAAGGGCTTATTTCAAAATGTGGAATATCCATTGCTCAGGACAGCGTCCCCAAAACTTCAAGGTCACTGAGAATGACTTGGAGTGCCCTTATGATAGATAGAACGTGAAGAAACAGGtttataagattaaaaaaaagaaataaaataaagagaaaagaaagaaatatgagAGTTTTAATATCAGAAAGGTTATGTTTagacttaaaagaaaaatttaatttataagccTACTGAAATGATGCATTGGCTGCATGTTACTGGTTGCAAAAATGggctttctttttctatatctAACCATCTTCTCGCATCTGTACTGAAGTTGGTACTTTTACCTCCTTAAATTGTTACTTCTTAAAGCTCAAACATACTTGAGATTGAGAATGCTACAGAACCCACATCAACTAATTTAAACCAAATCATAAATTCGACTATTGAAGAAGCATTTTActgtgaaaaaaagaaaaagaaaaaaaaactattcttTATATCAGATGGAGTTTGTACCATTAGGCATTTTTTCTTACTGCGAGTACCCAATCTTTATTATTGTGAAGAACCAAAATTTCCTTCATTTCACTTCTTACTCATACACCCCGGAGAGAAACTTCCAACTGTTCAATCTTCTTAGCAAGATCGTGCTTCCCACAATTTTTCAGTCCATCTGTTACCAAATCGAAGCACCGAGAAATCGGAGTCAAACCCAACTCAGTCATTTCCATCAAGTAATTGGCAGCTTCAACAAACCGACCTCCACGGCCACACATGGTTATCAACATGGTATATACCGGCCGATTAGGAGGATGACCCTTAACCTTCATCTCGCTAAAGAAACAGAGTGCATCATCAAACTGACCATTCTTGCACATACCCTTTATTATTGGCGCATACAAGCTTGGAAATGGTTTATGCCCATCTTCAATCGAATCATGCAGAAGCCTAAACGCCTCGTCGATCCGACCCACTTTCGAAACCCCAGGAATCAAAACCTTATACGTATTGATATCAGGAACGAGTCCCAATATGCAAACTTCGCGGTAAAGATCAATGCAAAACTCAACCTCCCCATGTTTAGAAATGGCTTCCAATAGAGAATTGAAAGTTGAAACATCTGGTACAAAACCTTCTTTGATCATTTTCTTCACCATTTCTTTTGCAGATTCCACATAGCCAGCATTCAATAACCCTTCAACGAGAAGATCACGGCCTCTAACTGGTGGATTGAATCCCTTCTTGCTCATCTCCTCCAAGAACTGCTGTGCTTCTCTAAATTTTCCGGCCGAGCACCAAGCGTTCACCAGAATCGAATAGGTCCTCTTATCAGGGACAACCCCTTTTCTTATCATCCTCCGAATCAAAGCGTATGCGCCATGAAAGAGCTTCACTTCGCAGAGGGCAAACAGCAGTGAGTTATAGAGGTTGACGGTTTGCTTGCAGTTAAAGATCTTTGGGGCTTGGTTGAAGATTTCGACGGCCTGATCGACGAGGCCGTGCCGCCCGTATTCTTCGACAATGAAGCAAAGGGTGTCTGGGGAAACGCTCAGATTGTGATGGGTGTGCATCTGATTAAGGATTTTCCACATGAATTCGTATTTCTTCGTGCGGGCGAGTGTACGGACGAGCTCTTCGCACTCAACGGTTGTTGGGTGGTAAGAAGGGTGGTGTGTTTGAGCCCAGTTGAAGAAGCGGAGGGCTTCAGTGGCAGAGGTGGAGCAGGACCGGAGGACTCGGTAGACGAGCTCGGAGTTGACGGAGATTCGCATTTTATTGAGGGTGCGCTCCATGTAGATGTCGCGGCGGACGATGTTGGAGATGTGGTGGATGGCGGCGAAGTAGTCGTCCTTGGAAGGTTTGCCGCCATTGATAGTGGTGGTGGTGAGGTAGCGAAGGAGTAGGAAGAAGGTTGGAACTCGGCTTGGGTTGGGTCTGTGACGAAGAAAGAGTAGAAGAGGGTTTTTGGAGGACCCTAGCATTTTTGATTCCTGTTGCGTTCCATCACTATTAATATTCTCATCTATtttatgttcatttttttttttcatttttttaagcaaaagaaaaataaaattttttgtagcaataatatttattttcaatttcaacctctttttttttattttttttatttttttgtagcaATAATATTTAAGAGGAGACAAAGTCGTCAAGGAACTTGTATTGATTGGCGATTGATTTCAGCAAGAATAAGGACTTTTTATCAATGAGTAAGATTTGTATTTGGCAAACCAAGAATCAATTTCAATATGGACGAACAATAAGAGAAAGCATAGCCATAGTTTAACGGAAAAATTTCAATATGGATGAACAATAAGAGAAAGCAAGGTATGTGATCAAAGACCTAATAAATTTTCTCATAACCTAGTAATGAAATGTTTTTGacaaaaaggaggaaaaatctTGATGTGTCAACTTCCTTTTCAAGCAGAAGGCATTGAGTTTATGATCATCAACATAATAAAGTCTAAGTATTCAATTGGAATTTGTCAATCCCCATTTTTTGACCTACGTACGTAGCATAGGAATTGATATGAATACCTCATTGCTTATGTCGAAAGAAATAACATGCTGTCCATACTCATGCAGATTCACttctagtttttctttttccacaagttataaattttaaaatgttatccTTTATGTTACACTTATGCAGATTCAATCGAAACCTGATGATGTTATATCCAGTAAGGAGATTAAAGTGTATAGTGGCTTCCAAAACAGAGAAGATGAATATCTAGCCCAGTCAAGGTCATGAAAAGTACCGTTAACCATTGAAGTCAAAGGGCCACAAAATCCCTCTCAATATTTTCTCGATTTCTATGTAACTTTTCTTGATGGAGGGTTTATGGTtttgtacttttcttttttaaagatatttcacCAAATGGAGATTTCAAAAGCTTGAAATGAGCAAACCTTCACATAAAATAAACAGAGGAGACAAGGGATAAACAGAGAATTGCTAAACAAATTTGAAGAACCTGCTATACTGAAAATGCAAATAGAGAACGGTATACAATATGGTTCTACTtattctataaataaaaattaggaaaacgtataaagaaatgaatattaaatgaaaattgtATGTAAACAGAATATCAACTCATTTGCTGCTTCAAATATAGTCAGGTCTAATTGTTGTCAACCCAGAACTGTTTCTGGAGATAGTTGATAATATTCTTGTCAACTTGGAAGGCCTTGGTGAGCACATCAGGATTAATACGAGGGTCTGACCCAAACACAGAGTTAGCAATGGTGATTACTCCTGCATTTTGGCTGCTGAGACCAGCAAAGGCAACTGCATTGGTATATCCCCTGTTGAACTGGAAATGAATGAGACCAATTGGGAAAACAAACACATCTCCCTTGTTGAGGATTTTGGTGAAGAGGCGGTTTTCATCTTGGTTGGAAGTGACAAAACCAACCTCCAGAGTACCCTCTACGACTACTAGGATTTCAGTGCCCCGAGGGTGAGTGTGGGGAGGATTAAGACCATAAGGTGCATAGTCAATGCGAGCAAGGGATATGCCCAAAGTGTTGAGTCCTGGTATTTTGTCAACATTGAGTTGAGTTACGTTTGAACCAACACGGTTTGATGTGTTTCCTGGCTTGTCAAGCCCCGAAAAGAAGAAATCATTGGCAGTAACATCCTTTGGATCCTTGCAGAACTTTCCATTCACAAACACTGCTCCATACAGAAAGTACTTTTTTTAGTTAAGGAATATTATTATAGTACATGCTATACATTCAGTTGGTTATTTTaggatataaaattaaatttagctAGATAATATAggggaaggaaaataaaatgtttacatACAAGCAGATTCGGAGTCTTTGACTGCAACACAGAAGTCCTGCAGAGGGCTGGGGTCATAGGCAGAGGCAGAGGTGGCTGCCAAAGCCAACACAAGAAGAGATAAAAAGAAGTGAACGCCTTGCATCTTTATTCTTAGAGAGACTTGTCGGTAAGGATGTTGTgcaatgtttttaattttgtatgcaAGTGAGGGATGGAAAATCTTGGTGGGAAGCATTTCTTTTTATAGAGGGAGTCTCGGAACTAGTCTCTGTATTTTCTCTACACGAAACAGGTAGAAAACTTGGACAGTTTTCCACtgcatttatttaatatttaaatattatcttaatCAAGGAAGAATCCATTCTTCAACCACTGGAAAGAACAAGTAAACCTTCCTTAGTTTTACCTCCTCTAGTATGTTTCCAGCCGgcattgaaatttaatatattattggaaATGGTCAATTCTTTAAATGACCTTTTCccatatatgatttattttaacCTTTCCTTAACTGAATTGGCTATTGTTTTCATCAGAATTAACTCTTTTTGGTTATCCCACCTCTTATAGCTATTTCaaattccatttcttttttttctttagcaaTAAGTAGCCGTGAAGTTTTAAGTTGAAAGTGTCACTGTTGTGCCTGATTTGATCCATTCAAGTACAAAATGCCATTTTCTGGTATTAGATTTAGCTTATAAACTCTTATTTCAAGGACAGAAATTAACATCAATCTCTTCAAATAACTTGTGTAAATTGATAAGTTGAGCAATGACATTTATGGTTAATTAGAGCTCCAACTGAACAACCTAATCTTCTGGGCTTAATCGACCTGCATGTCTCCTTACTGTCAATGCTAGatagataatatttttggcCATTTGGCTTGGTGTAAAAGAAGACTGTTACTGCGAACCCAAATATTCAATGATCAATATAATTGAGAAACGCACAATTACATCTCAAGAACCAAAGAAAATAAGAGACAAATAGTGTTaaaatactttgctcattaaagaaaagaaaaagagagtccATTTATCAAACTAAGTGATcactttttttttgtggggggggggggtgtgtggTGTGGTTATTAGCCATAGTGAATTATTGTGGCTAAAACCACTTCTGGCTACGACAAATAATTTTCACCACAATAATTAATTGTAGCTACAAAAGTAGTtttcaatacaaaaatttataagcTTGATCGGTATATGGTCTGGAACAATGCTTTGAGATCCCAATATGTATGCATTAACAACTCTTTTCCAcgacaaaataacaaaaacataaacccttttactaataataaaacctaaattaacaagttcttaattaggAGTTCCAATGAATTCGAACTTTGACTATCTTGGTAGTTAAAGACCTGCATTAGTTTCTTCGTCCCCCTAATGTCTACATCTCTTCTTGTTTCAATGGTAGGGTCGACCAA includes:
- the LOC107417906 gene encoding pentatricopeptide repeat-containing protein At5g18390, mitochondrial: MKKKNEHKIDENINSDGTQQESKMLGSSKNPLLLFLRHRPNPSRVPTFFLLLRYLTTTTINGGKPSKDDYFAAIHHISNIVRRDIYMERTLNKMRISVNSELVYRVLRSCSTSATEALRFFNWAQTHHPSYHPTTVECEELVRTLARTKKYEFMWKILNQMHTHHNLSVSPDTLCFIVEEYGRHGLVDQAVEIFNQAPKIFNCKQTVNLYNSLLFALCEVKLFHGAYALIRRMIRKGVVPDKRTYSILVNAWCSAGKFREAQQFLEEMSKKGFNPPVRGRDLLVEGLLNAGYVESAKEMVKKMIKEGFVPDVSTFNSLLEAISKHGEVEFCIDLYREVCILGLVPDINTYKVLIPGVSKVGRIDEAFRLLHDSIEDGHKPFPSLYAPIIKGMCKNGQFDDALCFFSEMKVKGHPPNRPVYTMLITMCGRGGRFVEAANYLMEMTELGLTPISRCFDLVTDGLKNCGKHDLAKKIEQLEVSLRGV
- the LOC107417905 gene encoding probable UDP-N-acetylglucosamine--peptide N-acetylglucosaminyltransferase SEC isoform X2 — translated: MVVISVQQQQPVTVMAGTSRAAFGADRNESFVVKAESSSLCSGSFQATGSHEVDEDKHLALAHQMYKAGNYEEALDHSNTVYERNSIRTDNLLLLGAIYYQLHDFDMCIAKNEEALRIDPHFSECYGNMANAWKEKGNIDLAIRYYLVAIELQPNFCDAWSNLASAYMRKGRLNEAAQCCRQALQLNPVLAYSCYLEALRIQPTFAIAWSNLAGLFMESGDLNRALQYYKEAVKLKPSFPDAYLNLGNVYKALGRPQEAIVCYQHALQTRPNYAMAFGNLASTYYEQGQLDLAILHYKHAISCDPRFLEAYNNLGNALKDIGRVDEAIQCYNQCLTLQPKHPQALTNLGNIYMEWNMVGAAASYYKATLNVTTGLSAPFNNLAIIYKQQGNYADAISCYNEVLRIDPLAADGLVNRGNTFKEIGRVSEAIQDYMHAIAIRPTMAEAHANLASAYKDSGHVEAAIKSYSQALHFRPDFPEATCNLLHTLQCLCSWEDRDEKFAEVEGIIRRQINMSLLPSVQPFHAIAYPIDPMLALEISHKYAAHCSIVASRFALPPFNHPSPVPVKCDGGYERLRVGYVSSDFGNHPLSHLMGSVFGMHDTENIEIFCYALSPTDGSEWRQRIQSEAEHFVDVSAMSSDMIAKMINEDEIQILVNLNGYTKGARNEIFAMQPAPIQVSYMGFPGTTGATYINYLVTDEFVSPFRFSHIYSEKLVHLPHCYFVNDYKQKNRDVLDPICQHKRSDYGLPEDKFIFACFNQLYKMDPEIFNTWCNILKRVPNSALWLLRFPAAGEMRLRAYAIAQGVQPDQIIFTDVAMKNEHIRRSALADLFLDTPLCNAHTTGTDILWAGLPMVTLPLDKMATRVAGSLCLATGLGDAMIVSSMEEYEEKAVSLALNRPKLQALTNKLKAVRLNCPLFDTARWVRNLERAYFKMWNIHCSGQRPQNFKVTENDLECPYDR
- the LOC107417905 gene encoding probable UDP-N-acetylglucosamine--peptide N-acetylglucosaminyltransferase SEC isoform X1 — encoded protein: MVVISVQQQQPVTVMAGTSRAAFGADRNESFVVKAESSSLCSGSFQATGSHEVDEDKHLALAHQMYKAGNYEEALDHSNTVYERNSIRTDNLLLLGAIYYQLHDFDMCIAKNEEALRIDPHFSECYGNMANAWKEKGNIDLAIRYYLVAIELQPNFCDAWSNLASAYMRKGRLNEAAQCCRQALQLNPVLVDAHSNLGNLMKTQGLIQEAYSCYLEALRIQPTFAIAWSNLAGLFMESGDLNRALQYYKEAVKLKPSFPDAYLNLGNVYKALGRPQEAIVCYQHALQTRPNYAMAFGNLASTYYEQGQLDLAILHYKHAISCDPRFLEAYNNLGNALKDIGRVDEAIQCYNQCLTLQPKHPQALTNLGNIYMEWNMVGAAASYYKATLNVTTGLSAPFNNLAIIYKQQGNYADAISCYNEVLRIDPLAADGLVNRGNTFKEIGRVSEAIQDYMHAIAIRPTMAEAHANLASAYKDSGHVEAAIKSYSQALHFRPDFPEATCNLLHTLQCLCSWEDRDEKFAEVEGIIRRQINMSLLPSVQPFHAIAYPIDPMLALEISHKYAAHCSIVASRFALPPFNHPSPVPVKCDGGYERLRVGYVSSDFGNHPLSHLMGSVFGMHDTENIEIFCYALSPTDGSEWRQRIQSEAEHFVDVSAMSSDMIAKMINEDEIQILVNLNGYTKGARNEIFAMQPAPIQVSYMGFPGTTGATYINYLVTDEFVSPFRFSHIYSEKLVHLPHCYFVNDYKQKNRDVLDPICQHKRSDYGLPEDKFIFACFNQLYKMDPEIFNTWCNILKRVPNSALWLLRFPAAGEMRLRAYAIAQGVQPDQIIFTDVAMKNEHIRRSALADLFLDTPLCNAHTTGTDILWAGLPMVTLPLDKMATRVAGSLCLATGLGDAMIVSSMEEYEEKAVSLALNRPKLQALTNKLKAVRLNCPLFDTARWVRNLERAYFKMWNIHCSGQRPQNFKVTENDLECPYDR
- the LOC112488828 gene encoding germin-like protein subfamily 1 member 17, with protein sequence MLPTKIFHPSLAYKIKNIAQHPYRQVSLRIKMQGVHFFLSLLVLALAATSASAYDPSPLQDFCVAVKDSESALFVNGKFCKDPKDVTANDFFFSGLDKPGNTSNRVGSNVTQLNVDKIPGLNTLGISLARIDYAPYGLNPPHTHPRGTEILVVVEGTLEVGFVTSNQDENRLFTKILNKGDVFVFPIGLIHFQFNRGYTNAVAFAGLSSQNAGVITIANSVFGSDPRINPDVLTKAFQVDKNIINYLQKQFWVDNN